The Thermodesulfobacteriota bacterium genomic sequence CCTGTCGCCTTCCTGAGCGGCTTTCATCACCACTTCGGGAATTCTTCCCGGATCTTCGTCCTTAACCAGTTCCCCGAGCGCCGTTTCCGCGTCCGGGTCGGCGAGCGCCTCTTTTACCATGCGCCTTATCCCTGTCGCCGATGAATAGACTTCGAGGCACCCGTAATTTCCGCAGTTGCATTTAGGTCCTCCGGGATAGATCGTCATGTGACCGACCTCTCCGCCGAAGCCGTCCGCACCCCGCCACAGCTTTCCGTCTAACACTATCCCGCCGCCGACCCCTGTTCCGAGCGTGATCATCACGAGCGAGTCGACATCGCGGCCGGCCCCCATCCACCACTCCCCGACTGCGGCGCAGTTGGCGTCGTTTTCGATGATCACCCCGATCCCGTCCCCGAGCCTTTTGCGGAGACTCTCCCTTATTGGGTAGTTGTTCACGTTCGATATATTGGGCGCCTGCGTGATTATCCCGGTCTTGAAATCGATAATTCCCGGTATCCCGAATCCTACTCCGGATACGTCCTCGCCCTCACTCACGCTCCGGATCAGGCTCGCCAGGTTATCGATTACCGCCTCAATACCCTTATCCGCCTGTGACGCTATCTTCATGCGTCTGAGTATCTTCCCGTCCGCACTTACGACAGCCCCTCTTAAGTTCGTTCCGCCGACATCTATTCCTATAACCTTCTTTCCCATCACTAGTTTCTCGTCCGTATAAAAATATGCCGATCCATGCTGTAAAATATCATCCATACCAGCGTTTGTGTAAAGACGGAGAATAAAAAATAGATGGATTTCGAATTCACCGAAGAACAGAAGATGATAAGGAGTGTTGCGAGGGAATTCGCCAGGAAGGAGATCGCCCCTGCTGCAGCTCACTACGACAGGACTGCGGAGTTCCCGCATGAAATTCAGCGCAAGGCGCGGGAACTGGGACTCATTAACGTCATCATACCCGAAGTGTACGGCGGCTCGGGGCTTACGGCGGTCGAAATGATAATCGTCGCCGAAGAGCTCGCGTGGGGCTGCGCTGGCATCGCCGTAGGCGGTATCGCCATCAACACGCTCACGGCGCAGCCTATACTGCTTGCGGGCGCGGAGGAGCAGAAGAAAAGGTATCTCGGTATCCTCTCCGAAGGGTTCGGTTCATACTGCGTCTCTGAGCCGAACGCGGGCTCCGATGTAGCCTCCATGCACACGAGCGCGCGGAGGCTTAAAGACAAATACATACTCAACGGTAAGAAGACCTGGATATCAAACGCGAACGAGGCGGCTTTCTACGTCGTATTCGCCAAAACGTCCCTTGATGACGGACACAGGGGGATCAGCGCTTTCATTGTCGACAGGGACGCGCAGGGAGTCGAGGTATCGAAGAAATTGCACAAGATGGGGCAGAGGGCGAGCGACGCGTGCGAGGTCACGTTCAATGACGTCGAGCTTCCGCCGGAGTCGCTTCTCGGTGGAGAAGGCGAAGGGTTCAAGCTCGCCATGAAGGTATTCGACCATACGAGGCCCCTTATCGCCGCACTCGGCGTGGGAGTCTCCCAGCGCGCGCTCGACGAGTGCATAAGCTATTCGAGAGAGAGGGAGGCGTTCGGCAGGCCTATACTCGACTTTCAGGGCGTGAGCTTCAAGATAGCGGAGATGGGCATGCGGACAGAAGCAGCGAGGCTCCTCGCTTATAACGCCGCCTGGAAGGCGGCTAAGGGAGAGAGGAACACGCTCGAAGCCTCCTATGCAAAGACCTTCGCCTCCGACACCGCCATGTGGGCGGCGACAGAAGCAGTCCAGATATACGGGGGCTACGGCTATTCGGAAGAATATCCGCTCGAGAAGCTGATGAGGGACGCAAAGGTGCTGCAAATATACGAGGGCACGAACGAAATACAGCGAGTAGTAATGGCGAAGGAGCTGACGAGAGAATGAATGAACCCGTTATTATAGACGCGATACGCACGCCTGTCGGAAGGAACCGGGGAGCGCTCAGGAACATTAGACCCGATGAGCTATATGCCATGCTCATCGGCGAGATGCTGAAAAGGACCGGGATAGGAGGGCAGAGGATAGACGACGTAATCACGGGCTGCGTGACTCAGTACGGCGAGCAGGGAGCAAATATCAGTAGGCTGGCAGTGCTGCTTTCACCCCTCCCCTCGTCCGTCCCGGCCGTTACGCTCAACCGCATGTGCGGATCGAGCCAGCAGGCTGTCCACTTCGCCTCCCAGTCGATAACCGCGGGCGACGCCAGGTATGTGCTTGCGGGCGGAGTGGAGTCCATGACACGCGTACCGATGTTCTCCGACATAAACGGAGGCTTCGAGAATCTCAATCCCGGGATCGGAGAAAAATACGAGCTCATTCATCAGGGACTATCAGCAGAGCGCATAGCGGCAATATACGGCATCGGCAGACAAGAGCTCGACAAGCTCAGTTACCAGAGCCATCTGAGAGCCGCGCACGCAGCCAGGTCAGGTTATTTTAAAGAGCAGATCATACCCGTCACGGGAGTAGACGCGGAGGGTAAGCCGTTTGTTCTCGATTACGACGAAGGGATAAGATTTAAGCCCGACCTCGAAAAAATGTCCTCACTCCCTCCGATCTTCAGAAGCGGGGGTGTTGTTACGGCAGCCAATTCGAGCCAGATTTCGGACGGAGCCGCGCTCCTCCTGATCGCCGATCGCGAAACATCAGTCGCCGACGGTTTCAAACCGCGGGCAAGAATCCGGACAAGGGTGGTTTTAGGCGGAGACCCCACGCTCCAGCTTATAGAAGTCATACCCGCAACGATGAAAGCCCTCCTGAGTTCAGGGCTCAATTTGCCGGATATCGACGTAATTGAAATCAACGAGGCGTTCGCATCGGTCGTGCTCGCATGGTCGAAGGAGCTCAAGCCCGATATGGCGAGAGTAAATCCAAACGGCGGGGCGATAGCCCACGGCCATCCATTAGGCGCTACAGGGGCCGTGCTCATGACGAAGCTGCTTAACGAGCTCGAGCGCATAGACGGACAGTTCGGGCTACAGGTGATGTGCATAGGGCACGGCATGGCGACCGCGACCATAATCGAAAGACTCCGATAAATTTCAAGGTAAGGGAGATGAAGTTTGAGTGAACGGATCAAGCGCGGCACCTTATGCTCGCTCGACTCCCTCGGAGCGGATGAGGATATGTACGGGACCGCGACGACTGTCGAGACCTGGCTCGCCCTCGAATACGACGGGCGATGGTCGGGCGAAGCGTTCCGCGAGAGCTATATACCGGAGACGGTAAAAGCCGCTTTTAAACGTTATCAGGATACATTCCCGAACCCTCGCCTCCAGCTTGTAAAAAAGCGAAAGCGGAGCCCGGACGGCATAAAGCTCTTCATGGCGCATTCGAGGGAGAAGGACTCCGTGCTCTATGAGGCTACACTCGGCGCATACGAAGACCTCTGCGACCGGGACATCGATTCGCTTTTCGGAGAGAGGGCGAAAGAACCCTTATTTCTCATATGCACGAACGGGGAGCACGACAAGTGCTGCGGGAAGTTCGGCATGCCCGTGTACATGGAAGCGGCTGAGGGCATGTACGGCGAAAACGTCTGGCAATCGACCCACCTCGGAGGGCACAGGTTCGCATCCACATTCGTCTGCCTGCCCCACGGCCTCTATTACGGGCGCGTCAGGGAGGGAAAAACGGCTGAGCGAATATTCGGCGAATATAAAAACGGCAGGATAGAGCTCATGAGCTACAGGGGACGCTCCTGCTACAGCGCTCCTGTTCAGGCTGCCGAATATTTTCTGAGGAGGGAAACCGGAGTGAGGGAGATATCCGCCTTTTATTTAAATAACGTAAAGGAAGAGAGCGGTAGAATAAACGTTGAATTCTTAGCCGGCGAAGGCGGGAACATTTTCCGGGTCAATCTAAGAAGGCTCGACAGCGCTCTCAGAATACTCAAGAGCTGCGGTGACAAGGAAAGGTCATTCGCGCCTCAATTCAGACTGCTGGGCATAGGAGAAGAATGAAAAAGGAAGCCTCTCCATGCCGACCGTATGACGTAAAACGAGTCCGAATTACTTAATCGCCCTGTTCCCGAACGTATCCAGATGAAACACCACTGCGGGCGGCTTTCTGGACTTGACCGAGCCTGCATGTCTTTCGTCGAAATATCCGAACGGTAAAACAGTCAGGACGTGAAGATTATTTGGTATACCCAGATATTTCTTTAGCCCCACCCTGTCGATATTCCCTATCCAGCAGGAGCCGAGCTTATGGCTCCAGGCAGTGAGCACCATGTTCTGCACGGCGCGTGTACCGTCCGTCTCATGCCATTTCGAGGAGGGGTCCGTCACGACCACGACCGCGAAATCCACCTCGGAAACGAACCTCCCGCTAATGCAGTATTTCCCGAGCCCTTCGAGCTTCTCCTTGTCCCTCACCAAAATGAACTGCCAGGGCTGGTCGTTGTGCGCGCTCGGCGCGAGCCTGCCCGCTTCAATAACCTCTCTCACGACGCTCTCAGGCACAGGCTTTCTTATGTAGCTCCTTATCGAGCTAACTGTCTTCACACACTCGAACACGTCCATTCTATTGTCGCCTCCAATAATACAGAATCAGTGAATACTTATGCACATCCTATTATTATAGATTAGTCCAACCGACGCAAAGATTCTCCCTCCCATAACGTACGAGCAAAATCCGGATTCCTTGAGTATCATTATGCTAAACACCGTTAGAGGGGTTTAAATTGTCGGAAGGAGTAAAGATCGGCGACAGGGCCCCTTCGTTCAGCCTGCCTTCGGAGAGCGGGGAGACCGTTGACATTAGGGACTACATCGGCAAAAGACCCGTAGTCTTATTTTTCTATCCCAAGGACAATACGGCAGTATGCACTAAAGAGGCCTGCGCGTTCCGGGACAGCTACGACGAATTCCGGAATATAGACGGCGCGGAGGTATTCGGTATCAGCTCCGATCCCGTCGAATCCCATAAAAACTTTTCTTCCGGGCACAACCTCCCTTTCAGGCTCTTGAGCGATGAAAAGGGGACAATAAGGGAGCTTTACGGCGTCCCCAGAACCCTCGGCATCTTCCCCGGCAGGGTTACGTACGTAATAGACGGGGAAGGCGTGGTGATACGCATAATCTCATCCCAGCTCGACTACAGAAAACACGTCGAGGAAGCGATAAAAGCCTTGAAGTCTCCGGACAGGAAAAAACCGCAGCGGGGCTGAACGGGGGGTTCAGACTCTTATAATAAACCCCTCTCCATGATATAGTTTCTGCATCCGTTTATTCAATGACGGCCGCACTGTATTATAATGACCTAACGGAGGAAAGAGAGCGTGCTCAAAAAACCCTGGGGGGGCAGGTTCAAGAAGGATACACATAAGATCGCAGAGAAGTTTTCGGCGTCCATAGACTACGACAAGAGGCTTTACAAAGAGGACATAGAGGGGAGCATAGCGCACGTGACCATGCTCGCCGAAACAGGGATCATTCTCAAAAACGAAGCCGAAAAGATCACGAAGGGCCTAAGGCAGATCGAGAAGGAGATCGACTCGGGCAAGTTCCCCTTCAGGGAAGAATACGAAGACATTCACCTGAATATCGAAAAACGCCTCATCGAAAAGATAGGGGATACCGGGGGAAAGATACATACAGCGAGGAGCAGGAACGACCAGATAGCGCTCGACATGAGGCTTTATCTGAGAAAAGAGATAAACGAGATAATCGCTCTCTTAAAGGATATAGCGGAGCGCCTCCTCGGGCTCGCAGAGAAAAATATAGACACGGTGCTCCCTCTCTACACCCACCTCCAGAGGGGACAGCCCGTCCTCCTTTCCCATCACCTGATGGGCCTCTACGAGATGCTGAAGAGAGACAGGGAGAGGTACCTCGACTGTCTCGAAAGGGTGAACGCGATGCCGCTCGGGGCGGGGGCGGGGGCGGGGACGACGTTCCCGATCGACAGGGAATTCGTCGCGAAGCTCCTCGATTTCCCCAAAGTCACTCAGAACAGCATAGACACCGTGAGCGACAGGGACTTCATAGTCGAGTTCATAGCCGTTTCGGCCAATCTGATGATGCACCTGAGCAGGGTGTCGGAAGAGTTCGTACTCTGGTCGACGAAGGAATTCGATTTCGTCGATCTCGGGGACGAGTTCACCACCGGATCGAGCATCATGCCCCAGAAAAGGAACCCCGACATGGCCGAGCTCATACGCGGCAAGACCGGCAGGGTCTACGGGAACCTCGTTGCCATACTCACGATCATGAAAGGCCTCCCGTTCTCATATAACAGAGACATGCAGGAGGACAAGGAGCCGATGTTCGATACGGGAGACACCGTCAAATCCTCGCTTGATGTCTTAAGAGCCATGCTGGAAAACATTAAATTCAAGCATGAAAACATGAAAAAGGCCCTTACAGAGGGCTTTATCACCGCGACCGACATAGCGGATTATCTGACGCGGAAAGGCATGCCGTTCAGGAAATCGCACGAGGTCACCGGCAGGATAGTCGGCTATGCCGAGGAGAAAGGGAGAGAGCTTGTCAACCTCCACATATCGGAATACAAGATGTTCTCGAAGCTCTTCGAGGAAGACCTCTTCGACCACATCACGCTCGAAGGCTCGGTCAGCGGCAGGAAATCCTTCGGCGGCACGGCGAGGCAGAACGTCGTCAGGATGATAGCGCAGGGGAAGAAAGAGACGGGGAAATGGTGAATCCGAATTGAAGGAGATGTCCAAGGACGAATGGAGGGAATTCCTCCTCCGGGGGACCAAGACCGGCAAGCTCGCGACCGTGAGGAAGGACGGGCGCCCGCACGTCGTGCCCGTGTGGTTCGATCTCGACGGCGATGCTGTAATATTCACGACGGGAGGGGAGTCATTGAAGTACAAGAACATGAAGCGCGACCCCAGGGTATCGATCACGATAGACGACCAGACCCCGCCCTATTCATACGTAATGATCGAGGGGACGGCTTCATTTTCGGAGAACCCGGAGGAGCTCCTCTACTGGGCTACGCGCATAGGGGGCCGCTACATGGGGGAAGACCAGGCGGAAGCGTACGGAAAGCGAAACTCGACACCCGGCGAAGTGATCGTACGAATCACGCCGGCAAAGGTTGCGGCTTACAAAGACGTCGCGGGGTGGTAGGTCCTTATCGCGGACATTATCCCAGCATCGAAATGCTGCAGATCGGAATCATATATCTTCAAATTTCCTATTGCGCAAATATACCGCAGGAAAGATAATTAAATACGATTCCGGAGAGCCGGTATCCCGAAATTTCATAATTCAATTAATCGCTCGGCGCATTTAACACGCCGGAGGGAGAAATGAAGCTTCACTCGGAGCGGAAGCCCGGAAAAGAGCTATACATAAGCAGGATTATGTCGAGGTTCCTGGCGGCCGAGAAAAAATACAGCCCCATATTATTCTGGGCACTTATTGTCGGCATAATAACGGGGATAGTAGCTGCCCTCTTTCAGCTTTCGATAGAAAAAGTCCTGGATTCGAGGGAATTCCTGCTCGGGCTGCTTCCGCAAAATCAGGCGGCCCGGTTAATCGTTTCAGTGCTGTTCTCGGCCGTTCTCGTATTCATAGCCTTTCTGCTCGTAAGGAGGTTAGCCCCTGAGGCGAGCGGGAGCGGAGTGCACGAAATTGAAGGCGCGCTCGACGAGGTAAGGCCGATAAGATGGAAGAACGTTCTCCCCGTCAAGTTCATCGGAGGGGCGCTGTCTCTCGGAGGAGGGATGGTCCTCGGAAGGGAGGGACCGACGATACACATGGGGGGCAACATAGGCAAGATGGTCGCCGATCTTTTCAAAGCGGCCAGGGAAGACACTCACGCGCTTATAGCGGCAGGCGCGGGCGCCGGGCTGACGGCCGCGTTTAACGCCCCGCTTGCGGGCATACTCTTCGTATTCGAGGAGATGCGTCCCGAATTCAGATACAACTTCCTCTCCGTCCAATCGGTGATCATAGCTTCGGCGGCCTCGGACATCGCCCTCCGCTCGATAATGGGACAGGGCCCGGATATAGAAATGGCGATGCTCCCCCCTCCGCCGCTTACCTCCCTATGGTTATTCGTCATATTCGGGTTCCTCTTCGGCATACTCGGCGTCGTTTTCAACTTTTTCCTCATAAGGACGCTCGACTATTTTTCGAGCCTGAAAGGCCCGGCATTCACTCTTACCGGACTCTACGTAGGGGGGTTCATTGGGTTAGTCGCTTGGCTTTATCCCGATATGGCAGGCGGAGGATACGTAGTCATTCCCGAGGCTATTTCGGGCGTAATCCCCGTTACGATGCTCATACTCCTTTTCTTCGCTCGCTTCGGGACGACGATGATAAGCTACGGCTCAGGGGCGCCGGGCGGCATATTCGCGCCGATGCTGGCTCTCGGGACTCTATTCGGCATGTGGTACGGCAACGTCGCGGTCGGCTTCCTCCCCGCGCTCGATATTAAACCCGAGCTGTTCGCGGTAGCCGGTATGGCCGCCCTCTTCTGCGCCACTGTAAGGGCGCCGCTCACGGGCATAGCGATCACGATAGAGATGACGGGGAATTACTTCCTGATTCTCCCTCTTATAATCACATGCCTCACCGCAACGCTAGTCGCGGAGGGACTCGGAGGGAAGCCCGTTTACACGCTTCTCCTGAAACGAACACTCAGTCTCGCGAGGAAATAAAGCTGCCAAAGACAAGAAGTATCTTGTATGAAGGAAAACTAAAGAATAGACAAGTGAGACCGGCCATAGACGGTATAACGGAAAGGAATATTTAAATCAGAGAGACTCTTCCTTACATCCCCCCTCCCTCAATATCTCCTCTATTTCGTACCCCGCGGCTATGCTCGCTATACACGATACAAGCTCGTGGGCGGGAGAGTATATCATGCTGCCTTCGCCTGCCCCTGCTTTATCTCCCTCTCCCTTCATCGGGGAGAACTCCATCCCTTTCGTGTTGAGATTCTCATGGTCGCTCTTCCCCTTGTTCAGTCTCAGGAAGCCGCCTGCCACTTTCGCCTCTATGAGATAGAATACGGGCTCGGCGGCCGCACCCGATTCCAGTTTGAGCACGGTCGGTATCCCTTCCTGGATCACGATATCCCTCACGGGCTTTCCACCCTTGCTCACCCTCATGCGCTTCCTGCCCTCGGCGTTGAGTCCGCGTATCTCGTCGCCGCTCGAGACGCTTATGACGGCCATGCCGTAAGTCCCGGAGTTGCTCTTGATGAACAAGTAGGGCTCCTCGGAAACCCCCTTATCTTTATAGACCTTTCTCAACCCCTCAAGCATCGAGTCCGCAACCGAAGCGGCCTTATCCCTGTCCCCCGGACTGTCGAAGTCGATGCCTTCCAGGGAAACCGTGTCAATCGAAATGATCCAGGGGTCTATGCCGATGAGCCCGGCGACCTCGCTGGCGAGCTTATTGTAATACTCGAAATGGACGCTTTTTCTCCTCGTGTGCCAGCCTATTTCCACAGGAGGCTCGACCGGCTGAATTATATCCTTCAGGGTTTTGGGGCATTTCTCCGAGAAATCATTATTTATGAGAAGCAGGTCCGGCGACATCCTGGATGTCAGTATACTGTGGCCATCTTTCATTACCTTGTACGCAACGACCTCTTCTCCGCTCTGAGACAGGAAGCTCGCCTTGTCCTGGCTGAAGTCGTCGCTCACTATGCCGACTTCCACCTCGTAATCGACTTTCTCGAGGATGGATTTAAGCACGAAGATGTTCTCCCAGTAAAAGGGGTTCCTCGTATGGAGCTCGGGGATGATGAGGATTTTCCTGACCTTCGGGTACTTGCGGAGGAAATAGTCCTTGAAGAGCCCGGATGCACGGTCCCTGAAAGGCTGAGACAGGTTATTAAACCCGGCGGGGAAAATATTCGTGTCTACGGGAGCGATCTTGTGACCGGATACCCTGACATCGACCGAGGAGTAGAGCGGTATGAATTCCTTTTCCGCTTTTCCCCCGACCCAGGACACTATCTTATCCCTGTTTTCAGATATCCTGATGTTTAATTCATCGAGATGCCACATCACTCGCTCAATCCTTTACGACGTACGTGCCGGCGATTTTGTCGTGCCACGTCTGGCACTCGGAATCGACCAAAAACCACAAAAATCCGGCGAACAAAAAAGCACCCGAAATGTAATACCCGACCCATCTCACGAACGATTCCCAAAGCCCCACCCCCTCGCCTTCGCTGTTCATCAATTTTATACCCATAACCGTCTTTCCCACGGTTTTGCCCCCGTACCCGTGAAAAAATACGAAATACGTGGACGAGAGAAGGAAGAGCACCGCGTAGAGCGGCTGAATTATATTCCCCGAGCCGTAAGCCCCGAAATCGAAACCGTACACGACGAAGAGACCTGCGAATACCGCGAGCAGCGCGATCAGGGAAACGATCAAGATATCTATGATCAGGGCCAGAGCACGCGATACGAAGCCGGCGAGATTATATACGTCCGTGTCCCGCGCATAAGATTCCGCTCCCTTATCCCCATACGGTTCGTAATACGCGTCGCCGCCCTCAATAAAAGCGAACGGGTCGTTATGGGTATCCGATGTATCCCTTTCCTTGAGCGGCGCCTTATACGAAGCGCCGGGGGATAAATCCTGAGGCCGTTCTCCCCCGTATTTTCCCGCTTCAACGTCTTTAGAGGCGGGAAACAGCTCATAAGATTCAGCAGGCGGACCATCGGCGCGGGCAGACGTCCGCCTCCGGCCGGAAGGGCCGGGCTTACCGGATTCCGTGCGGAGCGGCGCATCCGCATCCCTTATAGGTATGTCCAGGAACAATTCGCCGGTCAGAGGGTCGCCGGACGGCTTTTCCGACCGCCCCCGGGATTTCCTGCCTGCCTTTTTCCCGGTCTCCTGCGTGAGCGGGGCAGTACCTGTATAGAGCGGGAATCCGCATTTTTTACAGTGTTCGAGATGGTCAAAACTGTTGTATCCGCACGACGGGCATTTCATCGGTGTCAGCAGCAGAATAGATTATCGAAAAAAAACATCACTCACAAAAAAATGCGCCCTAACCCGATCAATCAGACTATTCGCGCTGATATGCACATCGAACCGGGATAGGGCGCAGCAGAATCTATTTCGTACAGTATCAGGATCCTTCCGAAAGCTGTATTTCAATTGCTGACTTAAGTCCTTCCGGATTGGCGCCGGGGACTATCATACCGTTCACGACGAAAGTCGGTGTGGACTGCACGCCGACCGATGTAGCCTCTTTCATCTGATTTT encodes the following:
- a CDS encoding ROK family protein gives rise to the protein MGKKVIGIDVGGTNLRGAVVSADGKILRRMKIASQADKGIEAVIDNLASLIRSVSEGEDVSGVGFGIPGIIDFKTGIITQAPNISNVNNYPIRESLRKRLGDGIGVIIENDANCAAVGEWWMGAGRDVDSLVMITLGTGVGGGIVLDGKLWRGADGFGGEVGHMTIYPGGPKCNCGNYGCLEVYSSATGIRRMVKEALADPDAETALGELVKDEDPGRIPEVVMKAAQEGDRVALGIWEQFGIALGIGMASLVNILNVEMIVIGGGVSQAWELFIERALAELKRRALRAPAERVKVMESVLGDDEGIIGASYLALNSGK
- a CDS encoding acyl-CoA dehydrogenase family protein, with the protein product MDFEFTEEQKMIRSVAREFARKEIAPAAAHYDRTAEFPHEIQRKARELGLINVIIPEVYGGSGLTAVEMIIVAEELAWGCAGIAVGGIAINTLTAQPILLAGAEEQKKRYLGILSEGFGSYCVSEPNAGSDVASMHTSARRLKDKYILNGKKTWISNANEAAFYVVFAKTSLDDGHRGISAFIVDRDAQGVEVSKKLHKMGQRASDACEVTFNDVELPPESLLGGEGEGFKLAMKVFDHTRPLIAALGVGVSQRALDECISYSREREAFGRPILDFQGVSFKIAEMGMRTEAARLLAYNAAWKAAKGERNTLEASYAKTFASDTAMWAATEAVQIYGGYGYSEEYPLEKLMRDAKVLQIYEGTNEIQRVVMAKELTRE
- a CDS encoding thiolase family protein; its protein translation is MNEPVIIDAIRTPVGRNRGALRNIRPDELYAMLIGEMLKRTGIGGQRIDDVITGCVTQYGEQGANISRLAVLLSPLPSSVPAVTLNRMCGSSQQAVHFASQSITAGDARYVLAGGVESMTRVPMFSDINGGFENLNPGIGEKYELIHQGLSAERIAAIYGIGRQELDKLSYQSHLRAAHAARSGYFKEQIIPVTGVDAEGKPFVLDYDEGIRFKPDLEKMSSLPPIFRSGGVVTAANSSQISDGAALLLIADRETSVADGFKPRARIRTRVVLGGDPTLQLIEVIPATMKALLSSGLNLPDIDVIEINEAFASVVLAWSKELKPDMARVNPNGGAIAHGHPLGATGAVLMTKLLNELERIDGQFGLQVMCIGHGMATATIIERLR
- a CDS encoding sucrase ferredoxin encodes the protein MSERIKRGTLCSLDSLGADEDMYGTATTVETWLALEYDGRWSGEAFRESYIPETVKAAFKRYQDTFPNPRLQLVKKRKRSPDGIKLFMAHSREKDSVLYEATLGAYEDLCDRDIDSLFGERAKEPLFLICTNGEHDKCCGKFGMPVYMEAAEGMYGENVWQSTHLGGHRFASTFVCLPHGLYYGRVREGKTAERIFGEYKNGRIELMSYRGRSCYSAPVQAAEYFLRRETGVREISAFYLNNVKEESGRINVEFLAGEGGNIFRVNLRRLDSALRILKSCGDKERSFAPQFRLLGIGEE
- a CDS encoding nitroreductase family protein; translated protein: MDVFECVKTVSSIRSYIRKPVPESVVREVIEAGRLAPSAHNDQPWQFILVRDKEKLEGLGKYCISGRFVSEVDFAVVVVTDPSSKWHETDGTRAVQNMVLTAWSHKLGSCWIGNIDRVGLKKYLGIPNNLHVLTVLPFGYFDERHAGSVKSRKPPAVVFHLDTFGNRAIK
- a CDS encoding peroxiredoxin → MSEGVKIGDRAPSFSLPSESGETVDIRDYIGKRPVVLFFYPKDNTAVCTKEACAFRDSYDEFRNIDGAEVFGISSDPVESHKNFSSGHNLPFRLLSDEKGTIRELYGVPRTLGIFPGRVTYVIDGEGVVIRIISSQLDYRKHVEEAIKALKSPDRKKPQRG
- the argH gene encoding argininosuccinate lyase, which encodes MLKKPWGGRFKKDTHKIAEKFSASIDYDKRLYKEDIEGSIAHVTMLAETGIILKNEAEKITKGLRQIEKEIDSGKFPFREEYEDIHLNIEKRLIEKIGDTGGKIHTARSRNDQIALDMRLYLRKEINEIIALLKDIAERLLGLAEKNIDTVLPLYTHLQRGQPVLLSHHLMGLYEMLKRDRERYLDCLERVNAMPLGAGAGAGTTFPIDREFVAKLLDFPKVTQNSIDTVSDRDFIVEFIAVSANLMMHLSRVSEEFVLWSTKEFDFVDLGDEFTTGSSIMPQKRNPDMAELIRGKTGRVYGNLVAILTIMKGLPFSYNRDMQEDKEPMFDTGDTVKSSLDVLRAMLENIKFKHENMKKALTEGFITATDIADYLTRKGMPFRKSHEVTGRIVGYAEEKGRELVNLHISEYKMFSKLFEEDLFDHITLEGSVSGRKSFGGTARQNVVRMIAQGKKETGKW
- a CDS encoding PPOX class F420-dependent oxidoreductase, whose product is MSKDEWREFLLRGTKTGKLATVRKDGRPHVVPVWFDLDGDAVIFTTGGESLKYKNMKRDPRVSITIDDQTPPYSYVMIEGTASFSENPEELLYWATRIGGRYMGEDQAEAYGKRNSTPGEVIVRITPAKVAAYKDVAGW
- the clcA gene encoding H(+)/Cl(-) exchange transporter ClcA; this translates as MKLHSERKPGKELYISRIMSRFLAAEKKYSPILFWALIVGIITGIVAALFQLSIEKVLDSREFLLGLLPQNQAARLIVSVLFSAVLVFIAFLLVRRLAPEASGSGVHEIEGALDEVRPIRWKNVLPVKFIGGALSLGGGMVLGREGPTIHMGGNIGKMVADLFKAAREDTHALIAAGAGAGLTAAFNAPLAGILFVFEEMRPEFRYNFLSVQSVIIASAASDIALRSIMGQGPDIEMAMLPPPPLTSLWLFVIFGFLFGILGVVFNFFLIRTLDYFSSLKGPAFTLTGLYVGGFIGLVAWLYPDMAGGGYVVIPEAISGVIPVTMLILLFFARFGTTMISYGSGAPGGIFAPMLALGTLFGMWYGNVAVGFLPALDIKPELFAVAGMAALFCATVRAPLTGIAITIEMTGNYFLILPLIITCLTATLVAEGLGGKPVYTLLLKRTLSLARK
- the gshA gene encoding glutamate--cysteine ligase, giving the protein MWHLDELNIRISENRDKIVSWVGGKAEKEFIPLYSSVDVRVSGHKIAPVDTNIFPAGFNNLSQPFRDRASGLFKDYFLRKYPKVRKILIIPELHTRNPFYWENIFVLKSILEKVDYEVEVGIVSDDFSQDKASFLSQSGEEVVAYKVMKDGHSILTSRMSPDLLLINNDFSEKCPKTLKDIIQPVEPPVEIGWHTRRKSVHFEYYNKLASEVAGLIGIDPWIISIDTVSLEGIDFDSPGDRDKAASVADSMLEGLRKVYKDKGVSEEPYLFIKSNSGTYGMAVISVSSGDEIRGLNAEGRKRMRVSKGGKPVRDIVIQEGIPTVLKLESGAAAEPVFYLIEAKVAGGFLRLNKGKSDHENLNTKGMEFSPMKGEGDKAGAGEGSMIYSPAHELVSCIASIAAGYEIEEILREGGCKEESL
- a CDS encoding RDD family protein, with translation MKCPSCGYNSFDHLEHCKKCGFPLYTGTAPLTQETGKKAGRKSRGRSEKPSGDPLTGELFLDIPIRDADAPLRTESGKPGPSGRRRTSARADGPPAESYELFPASKDVEAGKYGGERPQDLSPGASYKAPLKERDTSDTHNDPFAFIEGGDAYYEPYGDKGAESYARDTDVYNLAGFVSRALALIIDILIVSLIALLAVFAGLFVVYGFDFGAYGSGNIIQPLYAVLFLLSSTYFVFFHGYGGKTVGKTVMGIKLMNSEGEGVGLWESFVRWVGYYISGAFLFAGFLWFLVDSECQTWHDKIAGTYVVKD